Proteins encoded together in one Penicillium digitatum chromosome 1, complete sequence window:
- a CDS encoding Winged helix-turn-helix transcription repressor DNA-binding: MDFSFHSHHFDRVQLSEEDSKPDLLLQPEAPSQFSIPDWARWRSQLAPTPPRHYDGYGFPRVADGEPYGLGPLPQELIRDADEYIDVYSSHASSIMTGTSSEVLAPQAGEGQSDWPILQAFHAFKDQPYNYTQLEPLRPPPDSPQSPLSEVSSYHSPHSLTASSPAMTAQMADRLSPRSNTGDNKEERPGHPPYSVLIYQALKDAPGNKLQLQSIYSWFEANTDKGGDPNAKGWQNSIRHNLSMNAGFEAVKEEVGPGKKAVNFWKLTPEAIHSGGIQSTTRYRKLQHQKKGTNPGHRGPTRQQSDSKGVHATKVIKSRSMNISYSERTEAYHQQQMMGMNHRLGHECGPTSLPAMQRLMQHPMGPVVGCTPMILGNNTVFTDTAEPGPAYGVGHDHDWYAPESGPNRIHDPLEVAGRSSAWDFKKGI, encoded by the exons ATGGATTTCTCATTCCACTCGCATCATTTTGACAGGGTGCAGCTCTCAGAAGAGGATTCCAAGCCTGATCTCCTCTTGCAACCAGAAGCACCATCTCAGTTCAGTATACCTGACTGGGCGAGATGGAGATCTCAGCTAGCTCCCACACCTCCTCGCCATTATGATGGTTACGGCTTTCCTCGTGTTGCTGATGGTGAGCCATATGGTTTGGGCCCGTTGCCTCAGGAGCTCATCAGAGATGCAGATGAATATATTGATGTCTACAGCTCTCATGCCAGCTCCATCATGACTGGCACATCCTCGGAGGTATTGGCCCCCCAGGCCGGAGAGGGTCAATCAGATTGGCCAATTTTGCAGGCCTTCCATGCCTTCAAGGATCAGCCATACAACTACACGCAGTTGGAGCCGCTTCGGCCCCCCCCAGACTCCCCGCAGTCGCCACTTTCTGAAGTCTCCTCCTACCACTCTCCGCATTCGCTCACTGCGTCGAGTCCAGCAATGACGGCTCAGATGGCGGACCGTCTCTCACCACGGTCAAATACTGGCGACAATAAAGAGGAGCGTCCCGGTCACCCTCCCTATTCCGTTCTCATCTACCAGGCCTTGAAAGATGCCCCGGGAAACAAGCTTCAACTCCAAAGCATTTACTCCTGGTTTGAAGCGAACACAGACAAGGGAGGAGACCCGAATGCAAAGGGATGGCAGAACAGTATCCGCCATAATCTCTCAATGAACGCG GGGTTCGAGGCAGTGAAAGAAGAAGTTGGACCGGGCAAAAAAGCTGTGAACTTCTGGAAGCTGACACCGGAAGCCATCCACAGCGGTGGCATTCAATCAACTACCCGCTACCGCAAACTCCAGCACCAAAAGAAAGGAACGAACCCAGGCCATCGTGGGCCCACACGTCAGCAGTCGGATTCCAAGGGGGTCCACGCCACCAAAGTCATCAAATCACGCAGCATGAACATCTCCTACAGCGAGCGCACTGAAGCATATCATCAGCAGCAAATGATGGGCATGAACCATCGTCTCGGACATGAATGCGGTCCCACGAGCCTTCCTGCGATGCAAAGATTGATGCAGCACCCCATGGGCCCCGTTGTCGGATGCACCCCCATGATACTAGGCAACAATACGGTCTTCACTGACACTGCGGAACCAGGCCCGGCATATGGCGTGGGCCATGACCATGATTGGTATGCTCCAGAGTCCGGCCCCAACAGGATCCACGACCCACTCGAGGTTGCCGGTCGATCATCAGCGTGGGACTTCAAAAAAGGAATTTAG